In Arthrobacter citreus, a single genomic region encodes these proteins:
- the mnmA gene encoding tRNA 2-thiouridine(34) synthase MnmA: MNKKDPKDTRVVVGMSGGVDSSVTAYLLKQQGYDVIGIFMKNWDDTDEFGVCTATEDYEDVIAVCNQIGIPYYAVNFEKQYWDKVFTYFLDEYKKGRTPNPDVMCNKEIKFKAFLEHAMELGADYVATGHYAGVEYRDGEFKMLRGIDSNKDQTYFLNQLGQEQLSKVMFPLGGYLKPEIRKIAEEADLATAKKKDSTGICFIGERNFKEFLSNYLPAQPGEMRTMSGEVKGKHDGLMYYTIGQRHGLGIGGNGDPWFVVGKDLENNVLLVEQGFHNELLYSNEVLASDISWTSEMPKEGPFTCTAKFRYRSEDNEVTVHILDDNSVRILCHEKIRAITPGQAVVFYDGTDCLGGGTIDRAFIDGEELTYLR, encoded by the coding sequence ATGAATAAAAAAGATCCAAAAGACACTCGCGTAGTAGTTGGAATGTCAGGTGGTGTAGATTCATCTGTGACGGCATATTTATTGAAACAACAAGGGTATGATGTCATCGGGATATTCATGAAAAACTGGGATGACACAGATGAATTTGGCGTTTGTACAGCAACTGAAGATTATGAAGATGTAATTGCAGTTTGTAATCAAATCGGAATTCCGTATTATGCAGTGAACTTTGAAAAGCAATATTGGGATAAAGTGTTTACTTATTTTTTAGATGAATATAAAAAAGGTAGAACACCAAACCCTGATGTAATGTGTAATAAAGAAATTAAATTTAAAGCCTTTCTTGAACATGCAATGGAACTTGGAGCGGATTATGTAGCAACTGGTCACTATGCTGGCGTTGAATATCGTGACGGTGAATTTAAAATGTTACGAGGAATTGATAGCAATAAAGATCAAACATATTTCCTAAATCAGCTTGGCCAAGAACAACTTTCTAAAGTTATGTTTCCACTTGGAGGGTATTTAAAGCCTGAAATTCGTAAAATTGCTGAGGAAGCAGATTTAGCGACAGCTAAGAAAAAAGACAGCACTGGAATTTGCTTTATTGGTGAGCGCAACTTTAAAGAATTTCTAAGTAATTATTTACCTGCTCAACCTGGTGAAATGAGAACGATGAGCGGGGAAGTTAAAGGGAAACATGATGGACTAATGTATTATACAATTGGTCAACGTCACGGCCTTGGAATTGGTGGGAATGGCGATCCTTGGTTCGTAGTAGGAAAAGACTTAGAAAATAATGTTTTATTAGTTGAACAAGGTTTTCACAATGAGTTACTTTATAGTAATGAAGTACTTGCTTCTGATATTAGTTGGACTTCCGAAATGCCAAAAGAAGGTCCATTTACATGTACTGCTAAATTCCGTTATCGTTCTGAAGATAACGAAGTAACAGTTCATATTTTAGACGATAACTCAGTAAGAATTCTTTGCCATGAAAAAATTCGTGCAATCACTCCAGGACAAGCAGTTGTATTCTATGATGGAACAGACTGTTTAGGTGGAGGTACGATTGATCGTGCATTTATCGATGGTGAGGAATTAACTTACTTAAGATAA